A window from Malaclemys terrapin pileata isolate rMalTer1 chromosome 18, rMalTer1.hap1, whole genome shotgun sequence encodes these proteins:
- the STYXL1 gene encoding serine/threonine/tyrosine-interacting-like protein 1 isoform X1: protein MAGLVLCEPTELYNILNQSTKLSRLTEPNYLCLLDARTKREYNESHVITARRVKQNPMGDYLVPDSVELECVKYCVVYDGKTSSLDDIYYDDYEEKKEDEKGTKAASEIAGDESSSSCSQNAEVGAAIQCARVLEQFTRHPVRILKGGYERFTACYHFLRTQKIFWMPQELDAFQPYPVEILPAQLYMGNCRQACDPQIQKDLKIKAQVNISEEIATLFTDESKTLLHVSVADSPDADLFSFFPTICHFIEGLEIHPEMQNKHETKPWLCATAVRLGKPNLWVSDHRYLRTTLLTGSKENIQQAKQPFRLYHSLTWAVLFRIARRWTPEGKRKRGRPKTAQQRAMKAQLGNH from the exons ATGCCCGTACAAAGCGTGAGTACAATGAAAGCCATGTGATTACAGCAAGAAGGGTTAAACAG AATCCTATGGGGGATTATCTGGTACCTGACTCAGTTGAGCTGGAGTGTGTCAAATATTGTGTCGTGTATGATGGCAAAACCAGCTCTTTGGATGATATCTATTATGATGATTacgaagagaagaaggaggatgaAAAAG GGACTAAAGCTGCCTCAGAGATCGCAGGAGATGAATCCAGTTCTTCGTGTTCACAAA ATGCTGAGGTAGGGGCTGCCATCCAGTGTGCCAGAGTCTTAGAGCAGTTCACCCGCCACCCAGTCCGCATCCTGAAAGGAGGGTATGAGCGCTTCACTGCGTGCTACCATTTCTTGAGGACTCAGAAGATATTCTGGATGCCTCAG GAACTGGATGCTTTTCAGCCCTACCCTGTAGAGATATTGCCGGCTCAGTTATATATGGGAAATTGCAGGCAGGCCTGTGACCCACAGATTCAGAAGGATCTGAAAATCAAAGCACAAGTCAACATCTCAGAGGAGATTGCAACACT TTTCACAGATGAAAGCAAAACACTTCTTCATGTTTCTGTGGCAGATTCTCCCGATGCagatcttttttcctttttccccacCATTTGTCACTTCATAG AGGGCTTGGAAATACATCCAGAAATGCAAAACAAACATGAGACCAAACCGTGGCTTTGTGCAACAGCTGTCCGATTGGGAAAGCCAAATCTATGGGTCAGCGATCACAGATATCTCCGAACCACATTACTGACAGGCAGCAAGGAGAACATCCAACAGGCAAAGCAGCCTTTCCGTCTGTACCACAGTTTAACTTGGGCTGTATTGTTTAG AATAGCAAGAAGATGGAcccctgaaggcaagcgaaaacgaggcCGTCCGAAAACAGCACAGCAAAGAGCTATgaaagcacagctggggaaccattga